One Streptomyces dangxiongensis genomic window, AGCGATGGTCGTCTGCGGCATGTAGGCACACCCCAATGTCGTATGGCGGTTGGTTGCTTCCCTCCACAGAAGCCTGGCGGCCCGCGATGGAGGCCCGGACGCGAGTCGCTCGAACCCCGCTCAGGCGAGGTCGTCGCGGGTCACCACGCGTGAGGCGACCCGGAGTTCGCCGACGACGCGGACCAGCACGTCGTCACAGACACAGACGCGGTGCACCTGCGACTCGCCGCCGGCCGGGGACGTGTACACGATGGCGTACGAACGCACGCGGACCGTGTCGTCCGGCTGCTCCGAGACGTCGAACATGCCGATGAAGTGGCGGTGCCGCGTGCCGCTCGCCGCCAGTTGGGCCGCGGTGCGTCCGGTGGCCGCGGCCAGGGCGGGCCGCCCGACCACCGGCTCGGGCAGCGTGGGCACCTCGAAGGTGGCGTCCTCGGTGAAGGTGGCGGCCCACCGCTCGCACTCGCCGAAGTCCAGCAACTGCATCTGGTGGGCGTAGAACTGCTGCACCTGCGCGTACAGGGCGCCGAACGCTTCCGCGTCCCGCGGCCGGACGGCGGCTCGGGCGGTTGTCGACTGCGTGGTCATGGACTTCTCCGTTCCCTCGTGTCCCGCGTTCTCCGCCACGGTCCGGGACCCGGGTCGAGCGGGCTTCGAGGACACCTCGAAGACCGCGTCTCAAGTGATGTTCGTGCGGCCTTCGAGCTGACCGGGACACGGTCGAAGCCACCATCGCCGCTCGGGAGGCAGACGAATGACGACAGTGACGAACCCGGTAGCCCTGGTCACCGGGGGCACGAGTGGCATCGGCCTGGCCGTGGCCCGGGACCTGGGGCGCCGGGGGAACCGTGTCTTCCTCTGCGCCCGCGACGGGGACAAGGTCGAGCGGACCGTCAAGGAACTGCGCGAGGAGGGCCTGGAGGTGGCGGGCGCACAGGCCGACGTGCGCTCCGCCGACTCCGTCGCGCTCCTGGTCCGCTCCGTGATCGACACCTTCGGCCCGGTCAACGTCCTGGTCAACAACGCGGGGCGCAGCGGGGGCGGCCCGACGGCCGGTATCACGGACGAGCTCTGGTACGACGTCATCGACACCAACCTCAACAGCGTCTTCCTGGTGACCCGCGCCGCGCTCACCACCGGCGGCCTGGCGGACGCCGGTTACGGCAGGATCATCAACATCGCCTCGACCGCCGGGAAGCAGGGCGTACTGCTGGGAGCCCCCTACTCCGCGTCGAAGCACGGTGTCGTTGGCTTCACCAAGGCGCTGGGCAAGGAACTGGCCCCGGCCGGCATCACCGTCAACGCCGTGTGTCCCGGCTATGTGGAGACCCCCATGGCCGAACGGGTCCGCCAGGGCTACGCGGCCGCCTGGGGCACCACGCAGGACGACGTACGGCAACGGTTCGAGGCGAAGATCCCGCTCGGGCGCTACTCGACTCCCGAGGAGGTGGCGGGCCTCATCGGCTACCTGACCACCGAACATGCCGCCTCCATCACGGCACAGGCGCTCAATGTCTGTGGCGGTCTGGGCAACTTCTGATCCGAAAGGGGCTTTTGGATGTCTGCCGAGCGAGTGCACCACGCCAGGCACGAGATCAACGTGGCCGCGCCGGCGAGCGTGGTCTACGGGATCGTCTCCGACGCGGTCACCTGGCCGCTGTACTTCCCGCCGAACGTTCACGTAGAGCAGCTGGAGTCCGACGGGCAGCGGGAACGGCTGCGCATGTGGGCCACGGCCAACGGCCGGACCACGTCATGGACCTCACGCCGGGAGCTCGACCCCGAGGCACGGCGGATCGAGTTCCGGCAGGAGCAGTCGGCGGCACCGGTGAAGTCCATGGGCGGGACCTGGATCGTCGAGCCGCGCGGCGCCGCGGCGTCGCGACTGGTCCTGCTGCACGACTTCACCGTGGCGGGCGATTCGGCGGACGACGTGGCGTGGGTGGAGCGTGCGACCGACACCAACAGCCGTGCCGAGCTGGGCAGTCTGAAGAAGCTCGCCGAGCGCTGGACGCGTCTGGGCGACCTCGCGCTGTCCTTCGAGGACTCCGTCCGGGTCGACGGACCGGCCGAGCCGGTCTACGAGTTCCTCTACCGGGTGCGCGACTGGCCGGACCTCGTGCCGCACGTGTCCCGGCTGGACGTGGTGGAGGACGAATCCGGGGTCCAGGTGATGTCGATGGACACCCGCACCGCGGACGGCTCCACACACACCACCGAATCGGTGCGCGTCTGCTTCCCGCATGCAGGGCGCATCGTCTACAAGCAGACGGTGACGCCCGCGCTGATGTCGGCCCACATCGGCGAGTGGCAGGTCGTCCCCGACGTGTCGGGCGTGACGGTCACCTCGCATCACGGTGTGGTCCTGCGCGAGGAGAACATCCCTCGGGTGCTCGGCGAGGGCGCCGGCGTCGCCGAGGCGCGCTCGTACGTGCGCGAGGCGCTCGGCCGCAACAGCACCGCGACTCTCAACCTCGCGAAGGAATATGCCGAGAAATACACAGAGGGCGCGACCAGGAGTGAAATTTCCCAAATAAAGCTCAACTAAGGATTCCGAAGAAGTCTGGCCGATTTCAGCGGCAGCAACGCCCGAGCTGACGGCGAACCCGAGTATCGAGGGCGTGAGTGGAGTATCGTCACACCGTGATGAGTTCTTGACTCATCTTTTTGACTCGGCGCCACAGCGCGGAGAGACGGGGAGAATTCATGGAGATCCAGCTTCTGGGTCCCTTCGGGGCGACCATACGAGGTGAATCCATCGTTCCCACGGCTGGGAAGCCGCGGCAGATCCTTGCCCTTCTGGCACTGCACCCGGGCAGGATACTACCGGTGTCCACCCTCATGGACGAGCTGTGGGGTACGGAACCGCCTGCGAGCGCACTGACCACGCTCCAGACGTACATACTCCAGCTCCGCCGCCGCCTGGGCACCGCCCTGGGGCCGGACGCGTTGAGCACGGCGAAGGACGTGCTCGCCACCCGGCACGGCGGTTATGTCCTCCAGATGGAGCCGGCGTGCACCGATGTGCGCCAGTACGAGCGCCTGGTGGCCTCCGCGCAGAGCGCTTTCGAGCAGAACCGGGACGAGGAGGCTTCCGCGACCTTCTCCAAGGCACTGTCCCTGTGGGAAGGCCCGGCGCTCGTCGACGTACCCGTCGGGCCGGTCCTGGAGATCGAGGTCATGCGACTGGAGGAGTCCCGCCTGGTCGCCACGGAGCGCCGGATCGACGCCGATCTACGGCTGGGCAAGCACTCCCGGCTGATCGCCGAGCTGTTCGACCTGATCTCCCGTCATCCGCAACACGAGGGCCTGCACTCCCAGGTGATGGTCGCCCTCTACCGCTCCGGCCGCCAGGCGTCCGCCCTGAGCGTCTACCGCGATCTGCGCACCCGGCTGATCGAGGAACTGGGCGTGGAACCCTCACCACAGCTGCAACGGCTCCACCAGGCCATCCTCACCGTCGACAGCCGCCTCGATCTCCTCACCGATGAACGCCGAGGCTCCACGTTCGACTTGTACGCGGCCTGACCACCCTTCCGGTCCCGGCTCTGCCGTCCTCAAGGGAACGGCGGAGCCGGCCGGATGCAGGGACCCTCGGAGGTCCGAGGTGGCGACTCGCTCGATGCGCACACCGGTCGTCGGAGAACCACCACCGAGCGCAGGACGTCGCCCGTGCGCATGCGGGCGACGGCGTCACCACCTCGTCCAGGGGGATGGTCTCGCTGACGAAGACATCGAGGCCCAGACGGCCCTCACACAGAGGTCGATGAGCATGAGGAAGTCACGCGAGGCAGCTCTGCCGCAGGGCTCCGGCGACAACAGGTCGCGGCAAAGCGCTCTTCACCCCCGCACCGTCTGCGTTTAAGCCGCAGGTGAAGACGCGTAGCGGAAGCCTACGAAGTGCTCCATGCGGAGCAATGCTCATGACTTGTGGATCAGCCCCCGGGCGGCGCGTGAAGGGCGTACCTTCCCGAGGGATCGATTGATGGTCATCGAGTAGGCCCGTGTTCGCAGCACGGGTCGGGAAGGCATGCCCGTGCTCAGCGTAGTCAACGAAGACGGCACCACCGCAACCGGTTCGCTGATCGACGAGATCGTGCGGGAAGGCGCCCGCCGGATGCTCGCCGCCGCTCTGGCGATGGTGTTCAAGCTGGCCGAAGCCGCCCAGGCCCGCTGGCGGGCGGTCACCGCACCCCACCTCGTCGCCCTCGTCCGGTCCGGCGCCCGCTTCGAAAACGGCCACCTCACCGAACGACCCGAAGCCGCCTGAACCTCGACTCACCCACCAGTATTGAAAATTACCCCGACCTGTCGCCGTATAGTCCAAGGCCCAAAGAAAAGACCTAACGCGCTACCCGACGGATTGAGCCCGACAAGTCGATTGACCCGCGCCATCTGGCCCCAGGACGACCACCTCACACTCCGTCAGAAACAGCGTCGAACGAGCGTCAAGACATTTCCCAAATCCGTCTCTGACGGAGTTGAGCAGAGCGTTCTGGACTCACACTCGCGCTGCTAAACCGCAGGTGAACCACGTGGCGGCTACCTAAAACAGGCTCCACGCGGTGAACTTCGGGAAACAGGTCGGGCACCACCGACCACATCTGGAAAACACAAGAAAGCCGCAGGTCAGACGCCCTTTGTCGCGGGCTCCAAAATCGCCACGCACTCCACGTGCGACGTCATCGGAAACAGATCGAACGCCCGGAGCGTCCGCACCCGGTATCCGCCCTCGCGGAAGTAGCCCAGGTCACGGGCGAGCGCGGCGGGGTCGCAGGCGACGTAGGCGATGCGGCGGGCGCCCAGGGTGGCGAGGTGGGCGACCGTGTTGCGGCCGGCGCCGGCGCGGGGCGGGTCCAGGACGATGAGGTCGGCCTCGGTGATGCCGGTGCGGGGCAGGACCGACTCGACCTTGCCCTGCTCGATGCGGACCCGGGGGAAGCCGGCCAGGTTGTGGCGCGCGTCCTCCACCGCCCGCTTGCCGGACTCGATGCCGAGGACCGCGCCCTTCTCGCCGAGGCGGTCGGCGAGGGCGCCGGCGAACAGGCCCACGCCGCAGTACAGGTCCAGGGCCATCTCGCCCTTGCGCGGCATCAGGCCCTGCATGACGGCCGTGACCAGGGTGTCGGCAGCCTTCGGGTGGACCTGCCAGAAGCCGCCGCTGCCGACGCGGTAGGTGTGGTCGTCGGCGCGCTCGCGCACGAACGCACGGCCGTGGACGCGGTGGATGCCGCCGTCGTTCTCCTCGACGCGCATGACGGAGACGGGCTTGTCCAGCTCGACGAGCGGCAGCCGGGCCCCGGGCCGCGGCTCCAGGATCACCATGCGGTCCTGGGACCCCGTCGCGGCGATCGCCTCCACGGAGGCCATGCCGGACCAGTCCCGCTCCTCGATGCCGAGTTCGCTGACGCCGGCCGCCGCGATCATGCAGTGGTCGATCGGTTCGACCTCGTGCGAGCGGTGGCGGCGCAGTCCGGCGTTGCCGTCGGCGTCCACCGCGTACTGCACGCGCGTCCGCCACTGCGGCACCTGACCCGCCGGGAGCTTGTCGCCCTCGGCCGGGAGGACCGTGCCGTCCCAGCCCGCCTCCTCGGGAGTGAGGCCGGCGAGCCGCTGGAGCTGTTCGGCGATCACGTCGGCCTTGAGGCGGCGCTGGGCGCCCGGCTTGGCGTGCTGCCAGTCGCAGCCGCCGCAGCGGCCGGGCCCGGCGAAGGGACAGGGGGCCTCGATGCGGTCCTTGGACGCCTCGACGATGCGCACCGCGTCGGCGCGGAGGAAGCGGGCGCCCTGCTCGCCCTCCGTCACCCGGGCCACGACCCGCTCGCCGGGCAGCGTGTGCCGGACGAACAGCACCTGTCCCTCGGACGTACGGGCGATGCAGTGGCCGCCGTGGGCGACGGGGCCGATCTCGACCTCGTACTCCTCACCCACCAGGGACGTGCTCGGTTCTGCCTGCATGGTGGGGTGACTCCAGATCGGGAAGCGGAAATGCGGCGCGGGGGCGGCCGCACACCGGTGTGCCGGACAACAGCCCACCAGTCTACGGCCTCCCCGCCCGGCCTCAGTCCTTGCCCGACGGCTCCTTGGCCCGCATGACGGCCGGCCCGCGCCGGACCGCGCCCGGCGCGTTCCACTCCTGCCGCTTGCGGGCGCGGGTCCGGGCGGCTTCGGAGGAGGCCAACTGGTAGGGGACGGAGGTGACCATCACGCCGGCCGTGAACAGCAGGCGGCCCTTCAGGCGCAGGGCGCTCTGGTTGTGCAGCAGGTGTTCGTACCAGTGGCCGACCACGTACTCGGGGATGATCACGGAGACCGCGTCGCGCGGGGACTCCTTGCGCAGGCTCTTGACGTACTCGATCACCGGGCGGGTGACCTCGCGGTACGGCGAGTCCAGGACCTTCAGCGGTACGTCGATCCCACGCCGCTCCCACTCCTCGCGCAGCGCCTTGGTCTCGGCCGGGTCCACGTTGACGGTGAGCGCCTCCAGGGTGTCGGAGCGCATCAGCTTCGCGTAGGCCAGGGCACGGAGCGTGGGGCGGTGGATCTTGGAGATCAGGACGACCGAGTGGACGCGGGAGGGGCGCACCATGTCGTCGCTCGGGCCCTCGGGGGCGGCGATCTCCTCGGCGACCCGGTCGTAGTGCTTCCGGATCGCGGTCATCGTCGCGTAGAAGATGCACATGCCGAGCAGGGCCACCCAGGCGCCGTGGGTGAACTTGGTGACCAGGACAACGACGAGCACCAGGCCGGTGAAGAACGCGCCGAACGTGTTGATCGCGCGGGAGCGGATCATGTGGCTGCGCTTGGCCGGGTCCTTCTCGACCGCGAGGTGGCGGTTCCAGTGGCGGACCATGCCGGTCTGGCTGAGCGTGAAGGACACGAACACGCCGACGATGTAGAGCTGGATCAGGCGGGTTGAGTCGGCGCCGTAGATGAACACCAGCAGCATCGCCGCTCCGGAGAGCAGCACGATGCCGTTGGAGAAGGCGAGGCGGTCGCCGCGGGTGTGGAGCTGGCGCGGCAGGTAGCGGTCCTGGGCGAGGATCGAGCCGAGCAGCGGGAAGCCGTTGTAGGCCGTGTTGGCGGCCAGGAACAGCACCAGCGCGGTGGCGGCGGCCAGGACGACGAACAGGAAGCTGCCCTTGCCGAAGACCGCCTCGGCGACCTGGGAGATCACCGGGTTCTGCACGTAGTCCCCGCCGAGCGGGACACCGTGGTGCAGCAGGTCGGTCGCGGGGTTCTCGGCCATGCGGACCTTGGTGGTCATGGCGAGCGCGATGATGCCGCAGAACATGGTGACGGCCAGCAGGCCCATCATCGCGAGCGTGGTGGCGGCGTTCTTCGACTTGGGCTTGCGGAAGGCGGGGACGCCGTTGGAGATCGCCTCGACGCCGGTGAGGGCCGCACAGCCGGAGGAGAAGGCGCGCAGCAGCAGGAAGACGAGGGCGAAGCCGGCGAGTCCCTGGTGCTCGGCCCTGATGTGGTAGTCGGCGGTCGGGGCGCGCATGGTGTCGCCCAGGAACAGGCCGCGGAAGGCGCCCCAGGCGATCATGACGAACACGCCGCCGACGAAGACGTACGTCGGGATCGCGAAGAGCTTGCCCGACTCCTTCACGCCGCGCAGGTTCATCAGCGTCAGCAGGATGATCACGGCGGCGGCGCAGAGCACCTTGTGCTGGACCACGTAGGGGATCGCGGAGCCGAGGTTCTCGATGCCGGAGGCGATGGAGACGGCGACGGTCAGCACGTAGTCGACGAGCAGGGCGCTGGCCACGGTCAGGCCGGCCTTGGGGCCGAGGTTGGTGGTGGCGACCTCGTAGTCGCCGCCGCCGCTCGGGTAGGCGTGCACGTTCTGCCGGTATGAGGCGACCACGGTGAACATCAGCACCACGACCGCGACGGCGATCCAGGGGCTGAAGTGGTACGCCGACACGCCCGCGATGGACAGGACCAGCAGGACCTCCCCCGGCGCGTAGGCGACGGAGGACAGCGGGTCGGAGGCGAAGACGGGGAGTGCGATGCGCTTCGGCAGGAGCGTCTCGCCCAGCCGGTCACTGCGCAGTGCGCGCCCGATCAGGATCCGTTTGGGCACGTCGGTCAGTTTGGACACGAGAGAGGATCGTAAGCCTTCGAACTGGCACCCGCCCACCCGGCATGCTCGATCTGCCTCACGAGTGAAATCGGGGGCGCACGGAACTGCGGATTCCGTGGTCAGGGTGCCCTCCGCGTCTGGATGGCAAACCCCGCCTGTCATCGCGCTCCGGAGGTGCCATGCCCGCGACCGCGGAGCTGATCGGGGCGGCGCTCGCCGTCGCCGGCCTCGGAATCCTGACCCTGTGCAGCGTGCGCAGCATCACTCGGCGGCGGATGCTCCCGGTCCCGGCACAGGGGTGCCGTCCGGGCGGCGCCCGTGTGTAGCTTTGGGCGTCGGTCTGAGACCCTGATGCTCAGCAGTAACTTTTGGACACCGGAAGGACGGTCGTGCACATCGTCATCATGGGTTGCGGAAGAGTGGGTTCCGCTCTTGCCCAGACCCTGGAGCAACAGGGACACACGGTCGCCGTGATCGACCAGGATCCCACCGCCTTCCGCCGGCTGGGCCCGGGATTCGGGGGCCGCCGGGTCACCGGCGTCGGCTTCGACCAGGACACCCTGCGCGAGGCGGGCATCGAGGAGGCCGGTGCCTTCGCCGCCGTCTCCAGCGGTGACAACTCCAACATCATCTCCGCGCGCGTGGCCCGCGAGATGTTCGGCGTGCAGAACGTCGCCGCCCGCATCTACGACCCTCGCCGCGCCGAGGTCTACCAGCGCCTGGGCATCCCCACCGTGGCCACGGTCCGCTGGACCGCCGACCAGATGCTGCGCCGCCTGCTGCCCTCCGGGGCCGAGCCGCTGTGGCGCGACCCCACCGGCGGGGTGCAGCTCGCCGAGGTGCACGCCTCCCCGAAGTGGGTCGGTCACAAGATCAGCAGGCTCCAGGAGGAGACGGGCGTCCGGGTGGCGTTCCTGACCCGCCTGGGCGAGGCGATCCTGCCCACCTCGCAGACGGTGCTCCAGGAGGGCGACCTCGTGCACGTGATGATGTGGACGGACGACGTGGAGAAGGTCGAGGCGGCGTTCGCCGGTGGCCCGGAAGAGGAGAGCGGTCACTGATGAGGGTCGCCATTGCCGGGGCCGGTGCCGTCGGCCGCTCGATCGCGGGCGAACTGCTCGAGAACGGCCACGAGGTCCTGCTGATCGACAAGGCGCCGACCGCCATCTCGGTCGAGCGCGTCCCGCAGGCGGAGTGGCTGCTGGCCGACGCCTGTGAGATCACCTCCCTGGACGAGGCGGCGTTGCAGCGCTGCAACGTCGTGATCGCCGCGACCGGCGACGACAAGGTGAACCTGGTCGTCTCGCTGCTCGCCAAGACGGAGTACGGCGTTCCGCGCGTCGTGGCCCGCGTGAACAACCCCAAGAACGAGTGGCTGTTCAACGAGGCCTGGGGCGTCGACGTCGCCGTCTCCACCCCGCGCCTGATGTCCGCCCTGGTCGAGGAGGCGGTGAGCGTCGGCGACCTGGTCCGCCTGCTGCGCTTCAGCCACGGTGACGCCAACCTGGTGGAGCTGACCCTGCCGGAGGAGTCGGCCCTGGCCGGCACCCAGGTCGGCGACGTGGAGTGGCCGCAGGACACCTCCCTCGTCACGATCATCCGCGGCACCCGCGTGCTGACCCCCTCCGGGGAGGACTCCCTGGAACCGGGCGACGAACTTCTCTTCGTGGCCGCGCAGGCCCGGGAGGAGCAGCTGGAGGAACTGCTGTCGGTACGCCGGGAAGAGGCCTGAGCCTCTCCCACGGCAGGCGGCCGGCACAGCCGGTGGCCGGTCCGGCGGCAGGCGATGGTACGGCGGAGGGCGCCCCTGATGTCAGGGGCGCCCTCCGCCGTCGTAGGACCTCGCTCACGCCTCCCGGCGGTGCCGCCCGCCCGTGGGCTCGCCGCTCTCCGCGGCCAGAGCGGTCTCGCGCTCCTTCCGCGCCTTCTCGGCCTGCTCCTCGGCCTCCATCTCCGCGAAGACGTCGATGGGAGCCGGCGCCTTGGCGAGGAAGACCCAGGTCAGCCAGACCGCCAGGAGGAACGGCGGGATCTTCAGGGCGATCAGGATCCAGCCGAGCTGGGTGGTGTCGGCCCACCAGTACAGCGGGAAGAGGACCGCGCACTTGGCGAGCAGGATCAGGCCCCAGGCCCAACTGGCCTTGGCGTACGCCTTCTTGCGGCCCGGGTTGCGGGTGCGCCAGGAGAGGTTCTCCTTGAAGACCGGGCCGAGGATCAGGCCGATCAGGGGCACACCGGCGAGGGTCGTGACGATGTACGCCACCGCCAGGCCCAGGGTGTAGATCATGCCCGGGAGGTAGAAGTCCTTGGCGTTGCCGGTGAACATCGCGAACACGACGCCGAAGGCCACACCGAAGACACCGCTGAAGGCGTGCTTGACGGTGTCCCTCATGGCCAGCCGGACCACGACCAGCACCAGTGACACGACCAGCGCGGCGATCGCCGAGAGGTGCAGGTCCTTGTTGATCGTGAAGATCGTGACGAAGAGCAGGCCCGGCACGACCGTCTCGACCATGCCGCGCACACCGCCGAACGCCTCGAACAGCGCGGCCTCGGTCACCGCGCGGGCGTCGTCCGGGCGGGGGCCGCCCGGCTCGTGCACGTCCGACGGGGGCTGGTCGGTGTCTTCGGTCGGCTTGTCGAGGGACGTCACCGGCTACTCCCGTCCGAGGGGTCGCAGTTCGTATTTCGGGTTGAACAGCACCCGGCGGCCCCGGCTCATCGAGATCCGGCCCGATGCGATCAGCTTGCGCCCCGGTTCTATGCCCACGATGGAACGCCTGCCGAGCCACACCACGTCCAGCGCGGCCGAGCCGTCGAACAGCTCGGCCTCCAGGGCCGGGACGCCGGCACGCGGGCGCAGGGTGACCGTGCGCAAGGTACCAGTTACGGTGACGATCTGCCGGTCACGGCAGTCGCCGATCTTCGTGCAGCCCGCCGTCTCGGCGTCCTCGCGCAGCTCCTCGGACTCCAGGTCCTCCTGCGACGAGGAGAGCCGGTCGAGCATGCGCCGGAACCGGCCGGCCGGCTTTTCGGAACGAGGAACAGCACTCATACCTGAAGCGTACCGGGGTGTGACGGCAGGACCGTAGCGCAGCTCGCTTCCCCGCGACCGTCCCGCACGGCGGACCACCGACGCCTGGTTCCTCCGCAGCCTCACTTCTCGAACCGGTAGCCCATGCCCGGCTCAGTGATGAAGTGCTTCGGGTGCGAGGGGTCCGCCTCCAGCTTCCTGCGCAGTTGGGCCATGTACACCCGCAGATAGTTGGTCTCGGTGCCGTACGACGGCCCCCACACCTCCTGGAGCAGTTGTTTCTGGCCGACCAGGCGGCCGGTGTTGCGGACCAGCACCTCCAGCAGGTGCCACTCGGTGGGGGTGAGCCGGACGTCCCGGCCGCCGCGGTCGACCTTCTTGGCGGCCAGGTCGACGGTGAAGCCCTCGGTCTCCACGGTCGTCAGGTCGTCCTCGCCGGGGCCGGCCGGCTCGGCCCGGCGGACGGCGGCGCGCAGCCGGGCCAGCAGCTCGTCCATGCCGAAGGGCTTGGTGACGTAGTCGTCGGCGCCGGCGTCCAGCGCCTCCACCTTCTCGTCGGAGGAGTGCCGCGCGGAGAGCACCAGGATCGGCACGCGGGTCCAGCCGCGCAGGCCCCGGATCACCTCGACGCCGTCCATGTCGGGCAGGCCGAGGTCGAGGACGACGACGTCGGGGTGGCGGGAGGCGGCGAGTTCGAGGGCGGCCCTGCCGTCGGAGGCGGCGTCGACCTCGTACCTGCGCGCCTTGAGGTTGATCACGAGGGCGCGCACGATCTGCGGCTCGTCGTCGACCACGAGCACCCGGGTCGTCATAGGACCTGCCTTTCCGGTTCAGCGATGTCCGCGTCCGCCGCGGGCCGCGGACCCCCGTCGTCCGCGGTGCCCGGATCCTTGCCGTCCGGGCTCGCGTCGCAGGAGCGGGGGCGCGGGCCCGCCGCGCGCAGGGTCAGCACCATGGTGAGGCCGCCGCCCGGCGTGTCCTCGGCGTCGAGGGTGCCGCCCATGGCCTCGGCGAAGCCCCGGGCGACGGCGAGGCCGAGCCCGACGCCGGCGCCGCGCGGGGCGTCGCCGTAGCGTTGGAACGGCTCGAAGATACGGTCCTTGGCCTCGTCCGGCACACCCGGCCCCCGGTCCACCACCCGCACCTCCACGCGGTCGGCGAGGGCACTGGCGGCGACCAGGACGCGCCGCCCGGGCGGGCTGTACTTGACGGCGTTCTCCACGAGGTTGGCCACCGACCGCTCCAGCAGTCCGGGGTCGACGGCGACCATGGGCAGCGTCTCCGGCACGTCCAGTCCGACGCTGCCCTCGGGTACGCCCCCGAGCGCCATCGGCACGACCTCGTCGACGTCGATCTCCCGGATCAGCGGGGTGACCGTACCGGTCTGGAGCCGGGACATGTCGAGCAGGTTGCCGACGAGGTGGTCGAGGCGGTCCGCGCCCTCCTCGATGCCCGCGAGCAGCTCCGCCTCGTCCTCCTCGGACCAGGCCACGTCGTCCGAGCGCAGGGAGGACACGGCGGCCTTGATGCCGGCCAGCGGGGTGCGCAGGTCGTGGCTGACGGCCGCCAGCAGGGCGGTGCGGATGCGGTTGCCCTCGGCGAGCGTGCGGGCCCGGTCGGCCTCCTCCCGCAGGCGCCGGCGGTCCAGCACGACGGCCGCCTGGGCGGCGAAGGCGGCCAGTACCCGGCGGTCCTCGGCGGGCAGCACCCGGCCGGTGAGCGCGAGTGCCATGTGGTCGCCGACGGGCATGTCGACGTCGGCGTCCTCGGGGCGTTCCAGCGGCGGCCCGAAGCCGGCGCGGCCCGCACAGGTCCAGGGAGCGACATCGCCCTCGCGCTCCAGCAGGGCGGCCGACTCCATGGCGAAGGTCTCGCGGACCCGCTCCAGCAACTCCTCCAGGCCGGTCTCGCCGCGCAGCACGTTCCCGGCGAGGAAGGAGAGGATCTCGGACTCGGCGCGCAGCCGGGCTGCCTGATGGGTGCGCCGGGCGGCGAGGTCGACCACCGAGGCGACCGACATGCCGACGCCGAAGAAGATGGCGATGGCGACGATGTTCTTGGGGTCGGCGACGGTCAGCCGGTGCAGCGGCGGCGTGTAGAAGTAGTTCAGCAGCAGCGAGCCGAGGGCCGCCGCGGCGAGGGCGGGCAGCAGGCCGCCGAGCAGGGCCGCGGCGACGGTGACGGCCAGGAACAGCAGCATGTCGTTGGCGAGGCCGAGGTCGACGGTGTTCAGCAGCACCGCGAGGACGGCCGGGCCGGCCAGACCGACGGCCCAGCCCTGGACGACCCGGGTCCGCCCGAGCTGCCCGCCGCGTGTGACGGGCAGTCCCCGGCCCTTGGCGACCTCCTCGTGGGTGACGATGTGCACGTCCAGGTCGGCGCCGGAGTCCCGGGCGACGGTCGCGCCGACGCCGGGTCCGAAGACGTACTGCCAGGGCTTGCGGCGCGAGGAGCCCAGCACGATCTGGGTGGCGTTGACACCGCGCGCGAAGTCGAGCAGGGCGGCCGGTATGTCGTCGCCGACCACGTGGTGGAAGGTGCCGCCGAGGTCCTCCACGAGGGTGCGCTGGACGGCCAGCTCCTTGGGGGAGGCGGAGGTCAGGCCGTCACTGCGGGCGATGTAGACGGCGAGGACCTCGCCGCCGGCGCCCTTCTCGGCGAGCCGGACCGCCCGGCGGATGAGGGTGCGTCCCTCGGGGCCACCGGTCAGGCCCACCACGATCCGCTCCCGCGAGCCCCATATC contains:
- a CDS encoding sensor histidine kinase codes for the protein MARGKLRIYLGAAPGVGKTYAMLAEAHRRIERGTDCVVAFVEHHGRPRTETLLHGLEQVPLRRLEYRGAAFDEMDVEAVLRRRPAVALVDELAHTNVPGSRNAGRRQDVEELLAAGIDVVSTVNIQHLESLGDVVESITGVRQRETVPDEVVRRADQIELVDMSPQALRRRMAHGNIYQPDKVDAALSNYFRPGNLTALRELALLWVADRVDESLTAYRSEHRVSAIWGSRERIVVGLTGGPEGRTLIRRAVRLAEKGAGGEVLAVYIARSDGLTSASPKELAVQRTLVEDLGGTFHHVVGDDIPAALLDFARGVNATQIVLGSSRRKPWQYVFGPGVGATVARDSGADLDVHIVTHEEVAKGRGLPVTRGGQLGRTRVVQGWAVGLAGPAVLAVLLNTVDLGLANDMLLFLAVTVAAALLGGLLPALAAAALGSLLLNYFYTPPLHRLTVADPKNIVAIAIFFGVGMSVASVVDLAARRTHQAARLRAESEILSFLAGNVLRGETGLEELLERVRETFAMESAALLEREGDVAPWTCAGRAGFGPPLERPEDADVDMPVGDHMALALTGRVLPAEDRRVLAAFAAQAAVVLDRRRLREEADRARTLAEGNRIRTALLAAVSHDLRTPLAGIKAAVSSLRSDDVAWSEEDEAELLAGIEEGADRLDHLVGNLLDMSRLQTGTVTPLIREIDVDEVVPMALGGVPEGSVGLDVPETLPMVAVDPGLLERSVANLVENAVKYSPPGRRVLVAASALADRVEVRVVDRGPGVPDEAKDRIFEPFQRYGDAPRGAGVGLGLAVARGFAEAMGGTLDAEDTPGGGLTMVLTLRAAGPRPRSCDASPDGKDPGTADDGGPRPAADADIAEPERQVL